The genomic segment CATCGGCCCGATTGAACACCCGTTTATTGATGAAACAGCGCAGCTTCTTTTCACTGCGCAGGGCCAGACCGCCCAGGTCCAGCTTGATGGTGCCAATGACGTTCGCTTCCGTCTGAACTGTACTTGCTTCCACGCTTGATCCCTCATCACTCAGCTATGCCGACAGTGGCGAGGGGGATAGAGAGCATCGAGCGTACCAACCTCGATACATTTTCAAGCTGTTGTTTTTATTGATTTATTTTTTACGGAAAGTTCGATTTGTGCCAGATCTTGCACTGTGCGGCAAAAGCCCGTGCCAGTTCTTGCACAACATTTGCGGCTTTGTACAAGGGAGGGAACCAGCCGCCGCCAAACGCCACTCACAACGCACCTGTACTGCGGTGGATAGCGCGCTTCCATGAAAATCAACACCTACAACGACGTCATGCCCCTGGACCTGATTGCGCGCCCAATGTTCGGCGCGCCAGCGGAATCGGCCGTGGCGAAAAACCCGCTGATCGACTCCATGGAAGAGGTGGCGCTGAAGTTCAGCGAAAGCGTCGAACGTCACAGCAAGAGCCTGGACGAGCGCCACATCAGCGAACCCGGTCGCGGGCAACGGGTGGAGCGCATCGAGAAACTGGTCGAGCTCTATCGCCTGCTTGACCACGCCGACCAACCCAGCCTGGAACAACAGGCGCGGCGCATGCAGGCACAGCTGCAACAGCAGCCGTCGATGGAGGCGGCGCTGGCCCTCGGCGAACACGACCCGGCGCGCACCGACATCCTGCTGCAACAGGCCTTGCGCCTGTCCACGGCCGAGGGCCTTGAGGCCGAGGTCGACACCACGCGCAACCTGATCGACGAGCTGCGGCAATTGCACGGCGACAAGATCCGCGCCGGTTTCAACACCGCCAGCGCCATCGCATTGTTCAGCCAGGACCCGCAACAACGCGCCGCCATGCGTCAGCTCTACTACAAGGCCATCGTCGGCCAGCAGCCGCTGGCGACGTTGCTCGAAGCGCTGCTGGAGCGCTTCAGTGAAGAACAGTTCGCCCGTGGCCTGCGCACCTTGCAACGGGCGCTGGCGGACGACATCGCCGCGCTCTCGCCGTCGCTGCCCAGCGGCGTGCTGGCGACGATGCTGCGCGGGCTGGGCTCCTGCGGGCAGTTGAACAACCTGCTGAAAACCTGCCTCGCATTGCTCGAACGCATGCAGCAGCGCGCCCCGCGCAGCAACATGACGCCGCTGACCATGGGCAAACGGGTGCTGCGTTTTTGCGCCAACGGCTTCTTCGCCCGCGACCTGACACTGCTCACCGAAGACACCGTGGGCGCCGAATCGCGCCTGCACCCGCTGTTCCTCAACGGCTTCTACCCGCTGCTGCAAAACCTGCCACTGGTGCTGTGGAAAGACCTGAAGACCCGGCAGAACGGCCTGCGCCTGCTGCACAACATGATGGATGAACTGGCCCGTCAGGAACGGCAGCTGATGGGGCTGTCCGAGCCGCACCGGGGTACGCAATGAACCGCTTGATTCATCTGCTCAACAGCCTCGCGCTGGCGGTAATGCGCCGCACCGAGATTGTCGGCGCGGTGATGGTCATGGCCATCGTGTTCATGATGATCCTGCCGCTGCCCACCGCGTTGGTGGACGTGCTGATCGCCCTGAACATCTGCATTTCCTCGTTGCTGATCGTGCTCGCCATGTACCTGCCACGGCCGCTGGCGTTCTCGACATTTCCGGCGGTGTTGCTGCTGACGACGATGTTTCGCCTGTCGCTGTCGATTGCCACCACGCGCCTGATTCTGTTGCAGCAGGACGCCGGGCACATCGTCGAAGCGTTCGGCAGTTTCGTGGTCGGCGGCAACCTGGCGGTGGGCCTGGTGATTTTCCTGATCCTGACCATCGTCAACTTCCTGGTGATCACCAAGGGCTCGGAACGGGTGGCCGAGGTGGCGGCAAGGTTCACCCTCGACGCCATGCCCGGCAAGCAGATGTCGATCGACAGCGACCTGCGCGCCAACCTGATCAACGTGCGCGAAGCCCGCCAGCGCCGTGAACAACTGTCCAAGGAAAGCCAGCTGTTCGGCGCCATGGACGGCGCCATGAAGTTCGTCAAGGGCGATGCCGTGGCCGGGCTGGTGATCGTGTTCATCAACCTGATCGGCGGCTTCGCCATCGGCGTGCTGCAGAACGGCATGGAAGCGGCGGACGCCATGCACCTGTATTCGGTGCTGACCATCGGTGACGGCCTGATCGCGCAGATCCCGGCGCTGCTGATTTCCCTCACCGCCGGCATGATCATCACCCGCGTGGCGCCCGACAGCCAGGCCGCCGATGCCAACATCGGCCACGAGATTGCCGAGCAATTGACGAGTCAACCGAAGGCCTGGGTGTTCTCATCGATTGGCATGCTCGGCTTCGCGGCGATCCCCGGCATGCCGAGCCTGGTGTTCATCAGCATCAGCATGATCTGCCTGTTCAGCGGCCTGATTCAGCTGTGGCGCATCCGCCAGAAACAGATCCAGCAAGACAATGCCGGCGCGGCGCGCAACGGTGCGCCGGAGCTCAATGGCCGCGAGGATATCCGTCGCTTCAACCCGTCACGCGCCTACCTGTTGCAGTTTCATCCCGAGCACAAGGGCAGCGCGCCGCTGGAGCAATTGATTCAGGGCATCCGTCAGCGGCGTAACACGCTGGTGCACCAGTTCGGCCTCACCCTGCCCTCCTTCGACCTGGATTTCAGCGAGCAACTGGCGACGGACGAGTTCTGTTTCTGCGTCTACGAAGTGCCACTGATTCGCGCGACGTTCAGCGCCACTCGGATGGCCGTGCACCAGCGCCAGGCCGGCGAGGTGCATGACGGCGAACCGGGGCGGGTCGAGCGCGACGAAAGCCAGTGGGTGTGGTTCGACGCCGGGCATTCGATGCTGCGCATGGGCACCGTCGATGCACTCAGCGCCGACGAGCTGATTCTGGAACGCATGAGCCGCGCCTTTCAGGCCACCGGGCCGCAATTCATCGGCTTGCAGGAGAGCAAGGCGATCCTCGGCTGGCTCGAAACCGAACAACCGGAACTCGCCCAGGAGCTGCAACGCACCCTGCCGCTGGCGCGCTTCGCGGCGGTGTTGCAGCGCCTGTCGGCGGAGCTGGTGTCGCTGCGTTCGGTGCGCCCGATTGCCGAAACCCTGATCGAGCAGGGCCAGCACGAACGCGACCTGAACGCCCTCACCGATTACGTGCGCATCGCCCTCAAGGCGCAAATCTGCCATCAGCACGCCGAACACGGCGCGCTGCACGCCTGGCTGGTGACCCCGGAAACCGAAGTGCTGCTGCGCGATGCCCTGCGCCAGAGCCAGAACGAGGCGTACTTCGCCCTCGAACCGCAGGTGGGCAGCGCGTTGCTGGAGCAATTGCGCGATGCCTTTGGCCTGCGCAGCAAACCCAATCCGGTGCTGCTGGTTGCCCAGGACCTGCGCAGCCCGCTGCACGGCTTGCTCAACGAAGAATTCAATCATGT from the Pseudomonas sp. N3-W genome contains:
- the sctW gene encoding type III secretion system gatekeeper subunit SctW; translation: MKINTYNDVMPLDLIARPMFGAPAESAVAKNPLIDSMEEVALKFSESVERHSKSLDERHISEPGRGQRVERIEKLVELYRLLDHADQPSLEQQARRMQAQLQQQPSMEAALALGEHDPARTDILLQQALRLSTAEGLEAEVDTTRNLIDELRQLHGDKIRAGFNTASAIALFSQDPQQRAAMRQLYYKAIVGQQPLATLLEALLERFSEEQFARGLRTLQRALADDIAALSPSLPSGVLATMLRGLGSCGQLNNLLKTCLALLERMQQRAPRSNMTPLTMGKRVLRFCANGFFARDLTLLTEDTVGAESRLHPLFLNGFYPLLQNLPLVLWKDLKTRQNGLRLLHNMMDELARQERQLMGLSEPHRGTQ
- the sctV gene encoding type III secretion system export apparatus subunit SctV, producing the protein MNRLIHLLNSLALAVMRRTEIVGAVMVMAIVFMMILPLPTALVDVLIALNICISSLLIVLAMYLPRPLAFSTFPAVLLLTTMFRLSLSIATTRLILLQQDAGHIVEAFGSFVVGGNLAVGLVIFLILTIVNFLVITKGSERVAEVAARFTLDAMPGKQMSIDSDLRANLINVREARQRREQLSKESQLFGAMDGAMKFVKGDAVAGLVIVFINLIGGFAIGVLQNGMEAADAMHLYSVLTIGDGLIAQIPALLISLTAGMIITRVAPDSQAADANIGHEIAEQLTSQPKAWVFSSIGMLGFAAIPGMPSLVFISISMICLFSGLIQLWRIRQKQIQQDNAGAARNGAPELNGREDIRRFNPSRAYLLQFHPEHKGSAPLEQLIQGIRQRRNTLVHQFGLTLPSFDLDFSEQLATDEFCFCVYEVPLIRATFSATRMAVHQRQAGEVHDGEPGRVERDESQWVWFDAGHSMLRMGTVDALSADELILERMSRAFQATGPQFIGLQESKAILGWLETEQPELAQELQRTLPLARFAAVLQRLSAELVSLRSVRPIAETLIEQGQHERDLNALTDYVRIALKAQICHQHAEHGALHAWLVTPETEVLLRDALRQSQNEAYFALEPQVGSALLEQLRDAFGLRSKPNPVLLVAQDLRSPLHGLLNEEFNHVPVLSFAELLSTVQVQVLGRIDLEEAQALCA